One Propionispora hippei DSM 15287 genomic window carries:
- a CDS encoding DUF871 domain-containing protein, with product MRKLGVSVYPSQARLEDNLAYLERAARYGYQRIFTCLISEEDKPLETVIDEFKQLTAVAKRCGMEIIGDVEPAVFKKFGVSFDNLRFFKDLGLDGIRLDLGFSGMEESVMSFNPYGLKIELNASNGTKYVDNILSHRPNKENILGCHNFYPHIYTGLGYEHFIRCSRQFKELGIRTAAFVNAPGAQHGPWPVTEGLCTLEEHRSLPLTVQAKHLFATNLIDDVIIANAFATESELAELSQVDKYMPEFAISFVDGIPELEKKIVLEEIHFNRGDVSDYVIRSTQSRVKYKGHDFPPFHTPDIKPGDVLIESSLYQRYAGELQIARRPMKNSGKTNVVARIVPDEWFLLDYLEPWMKFKFSEIK from the coding sequence GCTGCCCGCTATGGCTACCAGCGCATTTTTACCTGCCTGATTTCCGAGGAAGACAAGCCTTTGGAAACGGTGATCGATGAGTTTAAGCAGCTTACCGCCGTGGCCAAGCGCTGCGGCATGGAGATTATCGGCGATGTAGAGCCGGCAGTGTTTAAGAAATTCGGGGTATCTTTCGACAACCTGCGTTTCTTTAAAGACCTGGGCTTGGACGGAATCCGGCTGGATCTGGGCTTTAGCGGTATGGAAGAGTCGGTCATGAGCTTTAATCCGTACGGGTTAAAAATCGAACTGAATGCCAGCAATGGCACAAAGTATGTGGACAATATTCTGTCCCACCGGCCTAATAAGGAGAACATTCTGGGTTGCCATAACTTTTATCCTCATATCTATACCGGTCTGGGCTATGAACATTTTATCCGGTGCAGCCGGCAGTTCAAAGAACTGGGTATCCGGACAGCCGCCTTTGTCAATGCGCCGGGGGCGCAGCATGGACCCTGGCCGGTGACCGAAGGTCTGTGCACGCTGGAGGAACACCGCAGCCTGCCGCTGACTGTGCAGGCCAAGCATTTATTTGCCACCAATCTGATTGATGATGTCATCATCGCCAATGCCTTTGCCACGGAAAGTGAACTGGCGGAACTCAGCCAGGTCGACAAATATATGCCCGAGTTCGCCATTTCCTTTGTTGACGGGATACCGGAGCTGGAGAAGAAAATCGTTTTGGAAGAAATCCATTTCAACCGGGGCGATGTATCGGACTATGTTATCCGGTCCACCCAGTCTAGGGTAAAATATAAAGGCCATGATTTTCCGCCATTTCATACGCCTGATATCAAACCGGGTGATGTGCTTATTGAATCCTCACTGTATCAGCGGTATGCCGGTGAATTGCAAATTGCCCGCCGGCCAATGAAGAACAGCGGCAAGACCAATGTGGTTGCCCGGATCGTACCGGACGAATGGTTCCTCCTTGACTATCTGGAGCCTTGGATGAAGTTTAAGTTTAGTGAAATCAAATAG